In Ovis aries strain OAR_USU_Benz2616 breed Rambouillet chromosome 13, ARS-UI_Ramb_v3.0, whole genome shotgun sequence, the following are encoded in one genomic region:
- the WFDC2 gene encoding WAP four-disulfide core domain protein 2 has translation MPACRLGPLLAALLLGLLLGFPPVTGAGTEKPGVCPELEGEANCTKACVSDEDCNDNLKCCQAGCATVCQMPNEKKGSCPKVDIAFPQLGLCRDQCQVDSQCSDLLKCCLNGCGKVSCVTPVF, from the exons ATGCCTGCCTGCCGCCTCGGTCCTCTCCTCGCCGCCCTCCTCCTTGGCCTGCTTCTGGGCTTCCCCCCGGTCACAG GCGCAGGCACAGAGAAGCCGGGTGTGTGTCCCGAGCTGGAGGGTGAGGCGAACTGCACGAAGGCGTGTGTCTCAGATGAGGACTGTAATGACAACCTTAAGTGCTGCCAGGCCGGCTGCGCCACCGTCTGCCAGATGCCTAATG AGAAGAAGGGCTCATGCCCTAAGGTGGACATCGCCTTCCCCCAGCTCGGCCTCTGCCGGGACCAGTGCCAGGTGGACAGCCAGTGTTCTGACCTGTTGAAATGCTGCCTCAATGGTTGCGGGAAAGTGTCCTGTGTCACCCCTGTCTTCTGA